The Neoarius graeffei isolate fNeoGra1 chromosome 7, fNeoGra1.pri, whole genome shotgun sequence genome includes a region encoding these proteins:
- the mettl18 gene encoding histidine protein methyltransferase 1 homolog, which yields MAFSFNFDISSQMKQCCNQDIQKEKEENGNVDTAKNQSQVKETSARKKVKEAHEHKPASDLLSHIENSVTETVTIGTLSPLLFLNESVFEQTAPEREDAEKVLSQTITQNSDLITGVYEGGLKIWEGTHDLLEYVDDEGEMFSGKRVLDLGCGAGLLGILALKRGASKVHFQDYNSTVIEQLTIPNVFLNCEEEGGDENRANEDGSPAAKRRSMEKNHALIDRCSFFSGDWVSFLSLIQSQDPALKYDLVFTSETIYNTDYYPSLHDVFHKLLAEHGVVYLATKSHYFGVGGGLYLFESFVEAKNVFQIKSLREIDQGLKRHIVSLRFKKSPS from the exons ATGGCATTTAGTTTTAATTTCGATATTTCCTCGCAGATGAAACAGTGCTGTAACCAAGACATTCAGAAGGAGAAAGAAGAAAATGGAAATGTAGATACTGCGAAGAACCAGAGTCAGGTGAAG GAGACCAGTGCACGTAAGAAAGTGAAGGAAGCCCATGAGCATAAACCTGCATCAGATCTTCTCTCCCATATTGAGAACTCAGTCACTGAGACAGTCACTATAGGTACATTATCACCTCTGCTTTTCCTCAATGAGTCTGTATTTGAGCAAACTGCCCCTGAACGAGAGGATGCTGAGAAGGTCCTGTCTCAAACCATCACCCAAAACTCTGATCTTATAACCGGAGTGTACGAAGGAGGTCTTAAAATCTGGGAAGGCACCCATGATCTGCTCGAGTATGTTGATGATGAAGGAGAGATGTTCTCTGGAAAAAGGGTGCTGGACCTGGGCTGTGGAGCTGGGCTTCTTGGCATTCTTGCGTTAAAGAGAGGTGCGAGCAAAGTCCACTTCCAGGATTATAACAGCACTGTGATTGAGCAGCTCACCATTCCAAATGTGTTCCTCAACTGTGAGGAAGAGGGTGGTGATGAGAATAGAGCAAATGAAGACGGCAGCCCGGCAGCTAAACGAAGATCCATGGAGAAAAATCACGCACTCATAGATCGGTGCAGTTTTTTCTCAGGGGATTGGGTTTCATTTCTCTCGCTGATTCAAAGCCAAGACCCCGCACTCAAATATGATCTCGTCTTCACATCAGAAACGATCTACAACACCGATTACTACCCTTCTCTTCACGATGTGTTTCATAAACTGCTTGCTGAGCACGGAGTTGTCTATTTGGCAACCAAGTCTCACTATTTTGGAGTTGGAGGTGGACTGTATTTGTTTGAGAGCTTTGTGGAAGCAAAAAATGTCTTCCAAATTAAATCTCTAAGAGAAATAGATCAGGGACTTAAAAGGCATATTGTTTCTTTGAGATTCAAGAAATCACCCTCATAG